The sequence below is a genomic window from Desulfomonile tiedjei.
GGACTTCTGGGAAAGCCCGGGGTGAAGCACAAAGGGGACGCGGTACTGTTCATGCTCACAAATGAGGCTCTTCATGCTCTGGCACAAGTAATGAGAGAGGAAGAGGCGGACGCGGACGAGGAGCCGCCTTCAAGCACATGATTGCCTGAGTGTGTACGAGATGCGCAGCGCAGCGACCATCTATTTGTGGGCGAAGGACAGCAGCCATGCGGATTTCGGTGAGTCGTGGGGCAGGCTTTCCGAGACTGTCTCAAAACTCATGGCATGGGCGGAATCGTAGCACAAATGCTCCCTCACCCTGTCCTCTCCCGGCGGGAAAGGGCAGGGCTGCTGTAGCGCCGGCATCTTGCCGGTAGTCCCCCTCGCCCTCTGGTAGAGGGTTGGGGTGAGGGAGGGGAAAGGCTGGATAGTCCTATTCGTGGCACAATCCGGACTAGTCTTGGACTCTTGAGACAGTCTCTTCCAGCCTTCAATCATTGGAATTTGAGAATAGGCAGGCTGCAAAACTTCTTTTACAGGCATGGCAGAAATCGGACAATTCCCGTGGGCCGGTCACGGGTTACCGGCTCCCGTAGGCCTTCCGCATTGTGGGGCAGGCTTTCCAGCCTGCCGGATTAACAGCAGGGAAAATCGCAGGCTGGAAAGCCTGCGCCACATTGGCATAGACGATTCTCCCGGCCGTAACTGAAGGCCTACCGGCTCCCGGCATTTTCCCTTGACAGAGAACTTATCACCCGCTACTTTAGAAAGATGCAGCGTGGCTTCCGTTGCTGGATTGCTGCAAGGTGTTGTAGCCTTGGGGCGGGTAGCTCAGCGGGAGAGCACCGGCCTTACAAGCCGGGGGTCACAGGTTCAAATCCTGTTCCGCCTACCAGTTAGGATGCTTCACTGCCCACTTCGCGGGGGCGTAGTTCAGTTTGGTTAGAACGCCGGCCTGTCACGCCGGAGGTCGCGAGTTCGAGTCTCGTCGCTCCCGCCACCAAACAGCCTGATATCACAGGGAAGCCAAGGAGTCAGGCTTCCCTGTTGTTGTTTAGCATTTGGTCTAGGGTTCCCAAGGAGCCCCTTGGCTCTGCAACTCGGCAATGAGGCTTACATGACCGACTTAACGATAAGTCTTCCCGAAGACAAACTGGCCAAGCTCAAGGAAAGAGCCTCAGCATATGGGGTCAGTGCGGAAGAACTCGTGCGTGCCGGCATCGACCGCCTGCTCGAAAGCCCGGAAGAGGATTTCCGGGGCGCTGTAGACTATGTCCTCAAGAAGAACGAGGGACTTTACCGAAGGCTTGCATGATGCGCTTCTTGACGCTGGAGGAAGTGCTTCAAATTCACAATCGTCTCATAGAGCAAACCGGGGGCGCACCAGGGATACTGGACCTGGGATTATTGGAATCGGCTTGGGGGTAAGGCCGAACGTCTTTTGGCGGTCAAGAGATGTATCCTTCGATCGCTGACAAGGCGGGAGCGCTGTGCTTTTCGATCGTACGAAATCATCCCTTTGTTGAAGGGAACAAGCGCACGGGGCAGGCCGCTATGGAGGTTTTTCTGGTGCTGAATGGTTATGAACTCCTCGCTGGCATTGATGAAGCAGAGATGACTATCCTCCAGTTGGCATCCGGGGAGATGCAAAGGGACCAACTTACGCGATGGGTTCAGTATCATGTCAAGCCATTGTGACAAGGCAAGGGGCACCCGACTCCTGTGGCGCCGGAGGCCGCGTGTTCGAGTCCCGTCGCTCCCGCCACCAAACAGCCTGATATTACAGGGAAGCCTGCTTGTTTAGGCTTCCCTGTTTTCGTTTGGCGGAATAGTCCAGGGCTCCCAAAGGGCCCCTACTGGAAATTAGAGGGTAATGGAAACTTCTATTTTTCTCCCCGCGGTTTCCGGGTTGAGTTTGGCAATCCCCGGCCAATAGCAATAGGGAGCTGAGATCAAGGTTACTGAACACCGGAGATGTCCTCGCCCGTGTCACTGATTCGGGCACGTTGTGGCCGCTGCGGCGTAAATAAACTGATCAGCTGCAATGACCGGTTAACCATTTTGGCCTAGCACCCCTCTGATTCTAGACCCGAAGATTCCCATTTCCTCTGACGCAATAGAGGGCTATAATCACGACATCAAAGAGTAGTCAGGAAAAGCGCTTTCCAATTAGTTTTTCAAATCCGCAGAGCCATCCGTTTTCTTTTTCGGAATTTCGCAGCGGTTGTGTAGAGCTGATTGCCCTTCAAGCAGCGTTGCCACGCCGTTGTCTGCGGGTCGTTGAATCGACCTTTCTTAGAAATGGGTTTCCAGTCCGATATGATCAAGCGCATACCTGACGGTGCAAATCGGGGAAGCAGGACACGATCTTTTTTTTGTGGAGGAGGACTCATATGAACAAGATGATGGCCAAGAATATTGCGCTGCTCGCTGCGGCAGTGATTACCATTGCTTTTGTCTGTGCCGCCGGGCAGGAATCAAGGGCTGCTGAGACCAGGAAACCTAACATCCTAGTCATCTGGGGCGATGACATAGGGGTGCATAACATCAGCGCTTACAACCACGGCATCATGGGCTACAAGACGCCCAACATTGACCGTCTGGCGAAGGAAGGCGCGATGTTCACCGACTCCTACGCACAGCAGAGTTGTACTGCGGGCAGAGCGTCGTTTATTCTTGGCCAGCATCCGTTCCGCACCGGGCTTCTCACAATCGGCATGCCCGGCTCGCCGCACGGCATCCCAGATTGGTCACCTACAATCGCCGACCTGCTCAAAGAGCAGGGCTACACTACCGGACAGTTCGGCAAGAACCACCTCGGCGATCAGGACAAGCACCTGCCGACGGTGCATGGGTTCGATGAGTTCTTCGGCAACCTCTACCACCTCAATGCTGAAGAGGAGCCGGAGACCTATTACTACCCGAAGGACCCGGAGTTTAAGAAGAAGTATGGCCCGCGAGGCGTACTGCACTGTCACGCAGACGGCAAGGGCGGCCAGAAGTGCGAGGACACCGGCCCACTGACGCAGAAGCGCATGGAGACCGTTGACCAGGAGATCCACGCAGCCGCAAAGGGCTTCATTGATCGCGCGGTCAAAGACAAGAAACCCTTCTTCGTCTGGCTCAACACCACGCGCATGCACGTCTGGACTCACCTGAAGAAGGAAACCTACGGCAAAACCGGCATCGGCATCTATCCGGACGGCATGACGGAACTCGACGATATCACCGGGGCGGTCCTCAAGCAACTCGATGACCTCGGCATCGCCGACAACACCATCGTCGTCTGGTCCACCGACAACGGCGCTGAGACCTTCTCTTGGCCCGATGGAGGTACGACGCCCTTCCACGGCGAGAAAGGGACGACCTGGGAAGGCGGCTTCCGCGTACCCCTGCTCGTCCGCTGGCCTGGCGTAATCAAGCCCGGCACGATCTGCAACGACATCATTTCACAGGAAGACTGGATGCCCACGCTGCTCGCTGCGGCCGGGGTGCCGGACATTGTGGAGAAGCTCAAGAGCAAGGATGGCTACAAGGCCAACGGCAAAAGCTGGCGAATCCATGCCGATGGTTATAACTTCCTGCCCTACTTCAGGGGTGAGACCGACAAAGGCCCGCGACAAGAAATCTATTACTTCAGCCAGGGCGGCGAGCTGAACGCTCTCCGCGTGAAGGACTGGAAGATCCATTTTGCGACGCAGGTCGGCAATATCGCCACCGGCACGCGAGCGGTACCCGGCTGGCCGCTGATTGTGAACCTTCGGGCTGACCCGTATGAAAAAGGCCCGACCGAAGCGGCCTTGGGTTACCTCAGGTGGTATGGGGACAATCTGTGGACCTTCGTTCCCGCTCAGGGCTTCATTAAGAAGTTCCTGTCCACACTTCCGGAGTATCCCTTCCAGGAAGGCAGCAGCCTGAATGCAGCGGGAATCAACTACAACACGCTCAAGGCCGGCGCGGCACTGAAACGGCTGCAGGAATTGGAGACCATCCCCCTCGACAAGTAGGCACCCACCTCAGCAGGTCGCATCCCTCACACGGGAGGGATGCGACCCGTTTGAGGAAAGGAAATGACTGTGAAGAATGCACACAAGAGAAGCATCCTCGCCGCCATGATTATTGCAGCGCTGGCAATGAGCGGACTCACAACGCAGGCTCTGGCCCAGGAGACCCGCTTCGATACACTGGCCAACCTCCCGTTCGCCGAAAACCGGCCCACGAAGGAGACAGCGCAGACACTCCGCGACGAATTGCTCTTCCAGAGGGCAACGCAGGCCTATCTCTGGGCGTTGCCTTTGATAAACACGCTCGGCATGAAGACCGGCTCAGAAAAGGTCTTCGGCGCAGGCTACAACGTCTTGCCGATCTGGAAAAAGCGCCTCGACGCAAAGACTCTCATAACAACCCCTAACTCAGATGTCATCTATGCAATGAGCTACGTTGACCTCGGCAAGGATGGTCCCCTGGTATTCGAAGCGCCGCCACACTTGCAGGGTATCCTGCTCGATTTCTGGCAGCGCCCTATCCCGGTTGACGGTGGCAAGTTTTTTGGAGATGTCGGCCTGCCCGGACCCGACGGCGGGAAGGGCGGTAAGTTTCTGCTGTTGCCCCCCGGCTACAAGGGCGAGGTTCCTGAAGGTTACTTCGTTTACCGCTCGGCGACTAACAATGTCTTCATCTTCCTGCGCTCGTTTTATCAGGACCCCAAGGATCTGGCACCGGCAGTTGCGTTGATTGAACAATCGAAGATCTATCCGCTGAACGGCAAAGACAAGGCCAAGGCGATGACATTCCCCGATGCCTCAGGTGTCCCGGCCAACATGCTGCCGATCGGCGACGGCAGCGCCTTTGATCATCTCAAAAGTCTTGTGGACAGAGAAGGCTCCAATCTGGCCGATTCAGATAGTCTCGGCACGTTGGCAGCCATTGGCATCACAAATGGACAGCCGTTCAATCCCGATGCGCACACACGGAAGATCCTCGATCGGGCCGCCAAGACCGCCTATAAGATGAGCCGGGTGATCGGCTTCCAAGAAGTCGTCAACGGCCGATCTCTGCGTGTTTATCCAGACCGTCGGTGGGTCAATCCCGTGGCTGACGCGACGCCTACTAATCCGGGAGGGCCGTTCGACTTGAGTTGGAGGAGAATCGCCGGAGGGTATCTAGATCTCGATGCCCGCATTTGGTTTTTCACCAACTACTACTCGATCAGTCCGGGGATGGTTTCCCAAATCCCTGGGAAAGGCGCCAAATACATGATTGCCTTCACCGACAGCGAGGGCACGCCCTTGTCTGGAGGCAGCAATTACCGCCTGAACCTGCCGGCCGACATCCCCGCTGCCAATTTCTGGTCGGTGACGCTCTACGAGGTTGAGAATGCTTCGGGGCTGGCAAACGGCCAGCCGTTTCCCTCCAAGGGCTCACGCGACAAGCCGTTGCGGAATTCCGACGACAGCACGGACCTCTACTTGGGGCCCCAGGCGCCTCAGGGCAAAGAAGCCAACTGGCTCGCCACAGTGCCCGGCAAAGGGTATTTCGCCATCATCCGGCTTTATGGGCCGACCGAAACCGCCATCTACAAAAGTTGGAAACCGGGCGACATCGAGATGGTCAAGTGACATAAGGCCGCCGCTTCATACAAGGTGCGGCGGTCAAACAGTTGCTGGAAAGTTGTCCCTACATTCCCTCTCGAAATTTCGAGAGGGAATGTAGGGTGAGGATTTCCGACTAGGACAACGACTTTTGGCAACAAATATAAGTGATCTTCCGTGACCATATCGGCGCTCGGAATGTTGATTATTACGAGCACGTCATAATACCCCCTCACCGCTGAGAGACCTCATCATCTCCGCCCCCAAGTCTCGCTTTTCCCATGATCGAAGGTCAAGCGGCCGAGTTCCCTTGCCAAATCAGCGTCACTAACGGTCAGGTACACGCTTTTCACGTTCTTTTTCCTGTCTCCATGACCTGCAATCGCATCGGCTATAAGGGGATGCAGACCGCTTCGCATAGGGTTG
It includes:
- a CDS encoding DNA-binding protein, which translates into the protein MTDLTISLPEDKLAKLKERASAYGVSAEELVRAGIDRLLESPEEDFRGAVDYVLKKNEGLYRRLA
- a CDS encoding arylsulfatase, whose amino-acid sequence is MAKNIALLAAAVITIAFVCAAGQESRAAETRKPNILVIWGDDIGVHNISAYNHGIMGYKTPNIDRLAKEGAMFTDSYAQQSCTAGRASFILGQHPFRTGLLTIGMPGSPHGIPDWSPTIADLLKEQGYTTGQFGKNHLGDQDKHLPTVHGFDEFFGNLYHLNAEEEPETYYYPKDPEFKKKYGPRGVLHCHADGKGGQKCEDTGPLTQKRMETVDQEIHAAAKGFIDRAVKDKKPFFVWLNTTRMHVWTHLKKETYGKTGIGIYPDGMTELDDITGAVLKQLDDLGIADNTIVVWSTDNGAETFSWPDGGTTPFHGEKGTTWEGGFRVPLLVRWPGVIKPGTICNDIISQEDWMPTLLAAAGVPDIVEKLKSKDGYKANGKSWRIHADGYNFLPYFRGETDKGPRQEIYYFSQGGELNALRVKDWKIHFATQVGNIATGTRAVPGWPLIVNLRADPYEKGPTEAALGYLRWYGDNLWTFVPAQGFIKKFLSTLPEYPFQEGSSLNAAGINYNTLKAGAALKRLQELETIPLDK
- a CDS encoding DUF1254 domain-containing protein, with amino-acid sequence MTVKNAHKRSILAAMIIAALAMSGLTTQALAQETRFDTLANLPFAENRPTKETAQTLRDELLFQRATQAYLWALPLINTLGMKTGSEKVFGAGYNVLPIWKKRLDAKTLITTPNSDVIYAMSYVDLGKDGPLVFEAPPHLQGILLDFWQRPIPVDGGKFFGDVGLPGPDGGKGGKFLLLPPGYKGEVPEGYFVYRSATNNVFIFLRSFYQDPKDLAPAVALIEQSKIYPLNGKDKAKAMTFPDASGVPANMLPIGDGSAFDHLKSLVDREGSNLADSDSLGTLAAIGITNGQPFNPDAHTRKILDRAAKTAYKMSRVIGFQEVVNGRSLRVYPDRRWVNPVADATPTNPGGPFDLSWRRIAGGYLDLDARIWFFTNYYSISPGMVSQIPGKGAKYMIAFTDSEGTPLSGGSNYRLNLPADIPAANFWSVTLYEVENASGLANGQPFPSKGSRDKPLRNSDDSTDLYLGPQAPQGKEANWLATVPGKGYFAIIRLYGPTETAIYKSWKPGDIEMVK